In Rhodopirellula halodulae, one DNA window encodes the following:
- a CDS encoding DUF1553 domain-containing protein → MMPSSAGEDGEPVMSVNSGRLRLSDHWRAPRAGMKKAGLYAFCLIGMALLLPSVDAAADDQHADAAWVLDFDSLDEAEASFDELRQAGDVDWEIAGPKPPRYPDAQAENRAALFGGKGSRLVVKDPGTKSFWDFDNGDRFSFEAIVRVDEIGEGQNVYLIGKGRTHAKGFSANNQNWAIRLRQLNGTSRLSFLFATPEPINGSPWHRWTSDKGFTTRRTWHHLALTYEFGEPNSLQAWLNGERVSGKWDMGGPTQNAPVVDDSEVWVGSSMGGQAASSFRGRIDRMVVSRKSLDAERIAKAWNPLPSPPPTAPKMPLNVGSIDWWWNDSVRSHTQWDEEIPEIGSTLETRGPLLIHRLPLKYDDYGIRESYDGATHLRLGLKASLPAGEHRWLVRTRGLAKLWLDDQTIATVKPQTGRTDGHNPVQPLPERPGPGMRRLAYGVQETLVEHSLPKDGQHDIILETVVGGPRYRTEPGETLVAVQFHGRGPFRLLQPDSGDSTPDSAMDWLPMTDEVIEEQTAILEADLWHHDRKNRISRAAKHNDYWQERHDMASTWIKQLPPINPPKLKVVNDGLKSPHPIDRFIAAKIQPLLERQEAGDRRSGTNAEHDKHFKQEVLPILRDRCFRCHDESDEGGLRLSSAEAIRKGGDSGEAVVTAGDPHASELMRRVRSEDESERMPPSEPLSNEEMETLDRWIADGAMWPEETSSVEIKLARLTDDASFVRRAYLDVIGVPPTESQYNAFVQDDSPNKRDRLVDDLLNHSGFADHWVSFWQDVLAENPNLLKPSLNNTGPFRFFLHESLSDHKPLDRMATELLMLRGSRYEGGSAGFGMAADNDAPEATRCIVAASAFMGMNLQCARCHDSPYHETTQQDLYSLAALLARKPLKVPASSSVPAAFFEDHPGRASLIQVTLPPGKPVAPTWPFANLVAEDRLDRWMRDPADPRERLAAAITIPENARFAEVIVNRVWQRLVGAGFVEPLGDWENSQPSHPELLQWLARDFVGGGYDFRDLIGSIMKSQTYQREAIGNNASVGPGERLFAAPDRRRLTAEQIVDSMVVGSGKPMQVEALTFDQEARRPPATMIHLAPPERAWQFTTLSNERDRPSLAFPRAGAVVTVLETFGWTGSRQSAIDRRDHDPNVLQPGAIGNSVFGSWMVAASNGSELADLAVSAKTPNGLATSLYTRFLSRSPNPDELHVIAEVLADGFEDRVVPEAHRISLDALPPLEHVSWSNHLADRANSIKLELEERAVHGDPPDVRLRSSWRQNYEDVVWSLVNSPEFVWIP, encoded by the coding sequence ATGATGCCATCTTCCGCTGGCGAAGACGGTGAGCCCGTGATGAGTGTGAATTCCGGACGGCTGAGATTGAGTGACCACTGGCGTGCGCCGCGTGCGGGCATGAAGAAAGCTGGTTTGTACGCTTTCTGCTTGATCGGCATGGCGTTGTTGTTGCCTTCCGTGGACGCGGCGGCGGATGACCAACATGCTGATGCCGCATGGGTGTTGGACTTTGATTCGCTGGATGAAGCCGAAGCGAGTTTTGACGAACTGAGGCAGGCGGGCGATGTTGACTGGGAGATCGCCGGGCCAAAGCCGCCTCGCTATCCCGACGCACAAGCAGAGAATCGGGCGGCGTTGTTCGGCGGGAAGGGAAGCCGGTTGGTGGTCAAAGACCCTGGGACGAAGTCGTTTTGGGATTTTGACAATGGCGATCGCTTTTCATTCGAAGCCATCGTTCGTGTGGATGAAATCGGCGAAGGTCAGAATGTCTATTTGATTGGCAAAGGTCGCACGCATGCAAAAGGCTTCTCGGCCAACAATCAGAACTGGGCGATCCGGCTGAGGCAACTGAATGGAACCAGCCGTTTGAGTTTCTTGTTCGCGACGCCGGAACCGATCAATGGCAGCCCATGGCATCGCTGGACATCGGACAAAGGTTTTACAACGCGACGGACCTGGCATCATTTGGCGTTGACCTATGAGTTCGGTGAACCAAACAGCCTGCAGGCTTGGTTGAATGGTGAACGGGTCAGCGGCAAATGGGACATGGGCGGGCCAACGCAAAACGCTCCGGTCGTGGACGATTCTGAAGTCTGGGTGGGTTCGTCGATGGGTGGCCAGGCCGCATCGAGCTTCCGAGGCCGAATCGACCGCATGGTTGTTTCGCGAAAATCGTTGGACGCGGAAAGAATCGCGAAAGCTTGGAATCCGTTGCCATCGCCTCCACCCACCGCGCCAAAGATGCCGCTGAATGTGGGGAGCATCGATTGGTGGTGGAATGACAGCGTCCGATCGCATACGCAGTGGGACGAAGAGATTCCTGAGATCGGATCGACGCTGGAAACACGCGGGCCGTTGCTGATCCATCGATTGCCGTTGAAATACGACGACTACGGGATTCGTGAATCTTACGATGGGGCGACTCATCTGCGTTTGGGATTGAAAGCCAGTTTGCCAGCGGGGGAGCATCGATGGTTGGTGCGGACTCGTGGTTTGGCCAAGCTTTGGTTGGACGATCAAACCATTGCGACGGTGAAACCTCAGACCGGACGAACCGATGGGCACAACCCAGTCCAACCATTGCCGGAACGCCCGGGGCCGGGAATGCGACGCTTGGCCTACGGTGTGCAGGAAACGCTCGTGGAGCATTCGCTTCCGAAAGACGGCCAACACGACATCATTTTGGAAACCGTAGTGGGCGGTCCGAGGTACCGGACCGAACCCGGTGAGACTTTGGTGGCGGTGCAGTTTCACGGTCGGGGGCCGTTCCGGTTGCTGCAGCCTGACAGCGGCGACTCCACGCCGGATTCAGCCATGGATTGGTTGCCGATGACCGACGAAGTCATCGAGGAACAGACTGCGATCCTCGAAGCAGACTTGTGGCACCACGACCGAAAGAATCGCATTTCGCGGGCCGCGAAGCACAACGATTACTGGCAAGAACGTCATGACATGGCGTCCACGTGGATCAAGCAGTTGCCGCCGATCAACCCACCGAAATTGAAGGTCGTCAACGACGGGCTCAAATCGCCGCATCCAATCGATCGTTTCATTGCCGCGAAAATTCAGCCTTTGCTGGAACGTCAGGAAGCCGGTGATCGTCGCTCGGGTACAAACGCGGAGCACGACAAACACTTCAAGCAAGAAGTTTTGCCGATCCTTCGCGATCGATGTTTTCGTTGTCACGACGAAAGTGATGAAGGCGGGCTGCGATTGAGTTCAGCGGAAGCCATTCGAAAGGGCGGCGATTCCGGCGAGGCCGTGGTGACCGCGGGCGATCCGCATGCAAGCGAATTGATGCGGCGTGTTCGAAGCGAAGATGAATCGGAACGCATGCCGCCATCGGAGCCTTTGTCTAACGAGGAAATGGAAACGTTGGATCGATGGATCGCGGATGGCGCGATGTGGCCCGAGGAGACATCATCCGTCGAGATCAAGCTGGCTCGGTTGACGGACGACGCTTCTTTCGTCCGTCGAGCCTATTTGGACGTGATCGGCGTGCCACCGACGGAGTCGCAGTACAACGCATTTGTCCAGGATGACTCGCCGAACAAACGCGATCGATTGGTGGACGATTTGCTGAACCACAGCGGCTTCGCTGATCACTGGGTCAGCTTCTGGCAGGACGTGTTGGCAGAAAATCCGAACTTGCTCAAGCCATCATTGAACAACACTGGCCCTTTTCGATTCTTCTTGCATGAATCGCTCTCGGACCACAAACCTTTGGACCGGATGGCGACCGAGTTGTTGATGCTTCGTGGCAGCCGGTACGAAGGTGGCAGTGCTGGGTTTGGGATGGCGGCCGACAATGACGCTCCGGAAGCGACGCGTTGCATCGTGGCGGCATCCGCATTCATGGGCATGAACTTGCAATGCGCTCGCTGTCACGATTCGCCGTATCATGAAACGACGCAGCAAGATCTGTATTCGTTGGCAGCGCTGCTGGCCCGCAAACCACTGAAGGTTCCCGCCAGCAGCAGCGTTCCGGCGGCGTTCTTCGAAGACCATCCGGGCCGTGCTTCGTTGATCCAGGTGACCTTGCCGCCTGGCAAGCCTGTTGCTCCAACGTGGCCGTTTGCAAACTTGGTGGCGGAAGACCGATTGGATCGCTGGATGCGCGACCCGGCTGATCCTCGCGAACGATTGGCGGCGGCGATCACGATTCCTGAAAACGCGCGATTCGCCGAAGTCATCGTCAATCGAGTTTGGCAACGTTTGGTCGGAGCAGGTTTCGTTGAGCCGCTCGGTGATTGGGAGAACTCGCAACCGAGTCACCCGGAGCTCCTGCAGTGGTTGGCGAGAGACTTTGTCGGCGGAGGTTATGACTTTCGTGATTTGATTGGCTCGATCATGAAGTCACAGACCTATCAACGCGAAGCTATCGGCAACAATGCGTCGGTGGGACCGGGCGAGCGGTTGTTTGCGGCTCCGGACCGACGGCGTTTGACGGCCGAACAAATTGTGGACTCGATGGTCGTTGGGTCGGGAAAGCCGATGCAGGTCGAAGCGTTGACGTTTGACCAAGAAGCTCGTCGTCCGCCCGCGACCATGATTCATTTGGCTCCGCCCGAACGTGCGTGGCAATTCACCACGTTGTCCAACGAACGCGACCGGCCGAGTTTGGCATTCCCACGAGCGGGAGCCGTGGTCACGGTGCTCGAAACGTTTGGTTGGACCGGATCTCGCCAGTCAGCGATTGATCGCCGCGATCATGATCCGAACGTGCTGCAACCGGGGGCGATTGGCAATTCAGTGTTTGGTTCCTGGATGGTTGCCGCGTCAAATGGCAGCGAGTTGGCTGATTTGGCCGTAAGTGCTAAAACGCCAAACGGCTTGGCCACATCGCTCTACACACGATTCCTTTCGCGTTCGCCGAATCCCGATGAGTTGCACGTCATCGCGGAAGTGTTAGCGGATGGGTTTGAAGACCGCGTCGTCCCGGAAGCTCATCGAATCTCTTTGGACGCACTGCCACCGCTCGAGCACGTGTCTTGGTCGAATCATTTGGCCGACCGCGCCAACAGTATCAAATTGGAACTGGAAGAACGTGCGGTGCACGGTGACCCTCCGGATGTCCGTCTCCGATCCTCCTGGCGACAAAACTATGAAGACGTTGTTTGGTCGTTGGTCAACTCCCCCGAATTTGTGTGGATCCCATGA
- a CDS encoding antibiotic biosynthesis monooxygenase family protein, with protein MAEDNLLASTPPTPYYAVVFTSCRTAVDDEGYSATAERMLALAAEQDGYLGVESVRDGDGGGITVSYWRDLDAIARWRAATEHRQAQSDGRAKWYEQYRVRVCRVEREYGFGD; from the coding sequence ATGGCGGAAGACAACTTGCTCGCGTCCACCCCACCGACGCCGTATTACGCTGTGGTGTTCACATCGTGCCGGACAGCCGTTGATGACGAAGGCTATTCCGCGACGGCAGAACGCATGTTGGCATTAGCGGCTGAGCAGGACGGCTACTTGGGCGTAGAAAGTGTCCGCGATGGAGATGGCGGGGGAATCACCGTTTCTTATTGGCGAGACCTTGATGCCATCGCTCGTTGGCGAGCGGCGACCGAGCACCGGCAGGCACAGTCCGATGGGCGTGCGAAGTGGTACGAACAATACCGAGTCCGCGTGTGCCGAGTAGAGCGCGAATATGGGTTCGGTGATTGA
- a CDS encoding cytochrome c oxidase assembly factor 1 family protein, whose translation MSQSPIVEPMHPQPAHAEAKKSNTGCLLLGLGGGCLVVVLICGGLIGAGIFGVFAMIKSSEPYTESLAKAQTNVELQSAIGDPIEPSVLVQGNINLNNDDGKADLNYSVSGPDGSATVHVVGTKTDGNWDYTRMDATTADGTTIDLLAD comes from the coding sequence ATGTCTCAATCACCGATCGTCGAACCGATGCATCCCCAGCCCGCTCACGCTGAAGCCAAAAAGTCGAACACAGGTTGCCTCTTGCTCGGCCTGGGCGGTGGTTGTCTCGTCGTTGTATTGATTTGCGGCGGTTTGATTGGAGCAGGCATCTTCGGTGTCTTTGCGATGATCAAATCGAGTGAACCGTACACCGAGTCGCTCGCCAAAGCACAAACGAATGTGGAGTTGCAATCAGCGATCGGGGATCCAATCGAGCCGTCTGTTCTCGTTCAAGGAAACATCAATCTCAACAACGATGACGGCAAAGCGGATCTGAACTATTCCGTCAGCGGCCCCGATGGATCGGCGACGGTGCATGTGGTCGGAACCAAAACCGACGGAAACTGGGATTACACCCGGATGGACGCAACCACAGCAGACGGGACGACCATTGACCTATTGGCCGATTAG